A portion of the Streptomyces platensis genome contains these proteins:
- the dop gene encoding depupylase/deamidase Dop, producing the protein MTVRRVMGIETEYGISVPGHPNANAMLTSSQVVNAYAAAMHRARRARWDFEEENPLRDARGFDLARDNADASQLTDEDIGLANVILTNGARLYVDHAHPEYSAPEVTNPRDAVLWDKAGERVMAEAAERAAQVPGAQPIHLYKNNTDNKGASYGTHENYLMKRETPFSDIVRHLTPFFVSRQVVTGAGRVGIGQDGHEHGFQLSQRADYFEVEVGLETTLKRPIINTRDEPHADAEKYRRLHVIIGDANLSEISTYLKLGTTALVLSMIEDGFIAVDLAVDQPVRTLHQVSHDPTLQHLITLRSGRTLTAVQLQMEYFELARKYVEDRYGADADDQTKDVLTRWEDVLGRLENDPMSLSGELDWVAKRELMEGYRRRDGLDWDAARLHLIDLQYADVRPDKGLYNRLAARGKMKRLLDEPDVTRAEQKPPEDTRAYFRGRCLEQYADDVAAASWDSVIFDLPGRDSLQRVPTLEPLRGTRKHVKELLDRCRTAEELVRTLSGR; encoded by the coding sequence ATGACTGTACGGCGAGTAATGGGAATCGAGACGGAGTACGGGATCTCCGTCCCCGGCCACCCGAACGCCAATGCCATGCTCACCTCGTCCCAGGTCGTCAACGCCTACGCGGCCGCGATGCACCGGGCACGCCGTGCCCGCTGGGATTTCGAGGAGGAGAACCCGCTGCGGGACGCCCGCGGCTTCGACCTCGCACGGGACAACGCCGACGCCAGCCAGCTCACGGACGAGGACATCGGCCTGGCCAATGTGATCCTCACCAATGGCGCCCGGCTCTACGTCGACCATGCCCACCCCGAATACAGCGCCCCCGAGGTCACCAATCCGCGCGACGCCGTCCTCTGGGACAAGGCCGGCGAGCGGGTCATGGCCGAGGCCGCCGAGCGGGCCGCCCAGGTCCCCGGCGCCCAGCCCATTCACCTCTACAAGAACAACACCGACAACAAGGGCGCCTCCTACGGCACGCACGAGAACTATCTGATGAAGCGGGAGACCCCGTTCTCGGACATCGTGCGGCACCTGACGCCGTTCTTCGTCTCCCGCCAGGTGGTCACCGGCGCCGGCCGGGTCGGTATCGGCCAGGACGGCCACGAGCACGGCTTCCAGCTCAGCCAGCGCGCCGACTACTTCGAGGTGGAGGTCGGCCTGGAGACGACGCTCAAGCGGCCGATCATCAACACCCGCGACGAACCGCACGCGGACGCGGAGAAGTACCGCCGGCTCCACGTGATCATCGGCGACGCCAACCTCTCCGAGATCTCGACCTACCTGAAGCTGGGCACCACCGCGCTGGTGCTCTCCATGATCGAGGACGGGTTCATCGCCGTCGATCTGGCCGTCGACCAGCCCGTCCGCACCCTCCACCAGGTCTCCCACGACCCCACCCTGCAACATCTGATCACGCTCCGCAGCGGCCGCACGCTCACCGCCGTCCAGCTCCAGATGGAGTACTTCGAGCTGGCCCGCAAATACGTCGAGGACCGTTACGGCGCGGATGCGGACGACCAGACCAAGGACGTCCTGACCAGGTGGGAGGACGTGCTCGGCCGGCTGGAGAACGATCCGATGAGCCTGTCCGGCGAGCTGGACTGGGTCGCCAAGCGTGAGCTCATGGAGGGCTACCGACGCCGGGACGGCCTGGACTGGGACGCGGCGCGGCTGCACCTCATCGACCTCCAGTACGCCGACGTGCGCCCCGACAAGGGCCTGTACAACCGTCTGGCGGCCCGCGGCAAGATGAAGCGGCTGCTGGACGAGCCGGACGTCACCCGGGCGGAGCAGAAGCCCCCAGAGGACACCAGGGCCTACTTCCGCGGCCGCTGCCTGGAGCAGTACGCGGATGATGTCGCCGCGGCCTCCTGGGATTCGGTCATTTTCGATCTGCCGGGTCGTGACTCCCTGCAACGGGTTCCCACACTGGAGCCGCTGCGGGGGACTCGTAAGCACGTCAAGGAGCTCCTTGACCGCTGCCGTACCGCAGAGGAGCTGGTCAGGACGCTCTCCGGTCGCTGA
- the prcB gene encoding proteasome subunit beta — MEANTRSTGRLPAAFLTPGSSSFMDFLGAHSPDLLPGNRPLPPVQGAIEAPHGTTIVAAAFPGGVVLAGDRRATMGNVIAQRDIEKVFPADEYSAVGIAGTAGLAVEMVKLFQLELEHFEKVEGAQLSLEGKANRLSTMIRSNLGMAMQGLAVVPLFAGYDLDREKGRIFSYDVTGGRSEEQGFAATGSGSLFARSALKKLFQEDFTEDQAVTAVVQALYDAADDDSATGGPDMARRIYPIVTVITEDGFKKLTESEVAEVARAIHERRLEQPDGPRAALL; from the coding sequence GTGGAAGCCAATACTCGAAGCACCGGGCGTCTACCAGCTGCCTTCCTGACGCCTGGATCCTCGTCGTTCATGGATTTCCTCGGCGCGCACTCGCCCGATCTGCTGCCGGGCAATCGCCCGTTGCCGCCGGTGCAGGGTGCCATCGAGGCGCCGCACGGCACGACGATCGTCGCCGCGGCGTTCCCCGGGGGCGTGGTGCTCGCCGGTGACCGGCGGGCGACCATGGGCAATGTCATCGCGCAGCGTGACATCGAGAAGGTTTTCCCGGCCGACGAGTATTCGGCGGTCGGCATCGCGGGCACGGCAGGCCTCGCGGTGGAAATGGTCAAGCTCTTCCAGCTGGAGCTGGAGCACTTCGAGAAGGTCGAGGGTGCCCAACTCTCCCTGGAGGGCAAGGCGAATCGTCTGTCGACGATGATTCGCAGCAATCTCGGGATGGCCATGCAGGGCCTGGCCGTGGTGCCGTTGTTCGCCGGCTATGACCTGGACCGCGAGAAGGGCCGTATCTTCTCGTACGACGTCACCGGCGGACGCTCGGAAGAGCAGGGTTTCGCGGCGACGGGTTCCGGCTCGCTCTTCGCGCGCAGCGCCCTGAAGAAGCTCTTCCAGGAGGACTTCACGGAGGATCAGGCGGTCACGGCCGTCGTCCAGGCGCTCTACGACGCCGCGGACGACGATTCGGCGACCGGCGGACCGGACATGGCTCGGCGGATCTACCCGATCGTCACGGTGATCACCGAGGACGGCTTCAAGAAGCTGACCGAATCCGAGGTCGCGGAGGTCGCCCGTGCCATTCATGAGCGCCGCCTGGAGCAGCCCGACGGTCCGCGCGCCGCGCTGCTCTGA
- a CDS encoding endonuclease domain-containing protein — MSSRRTQRISFGASCKRAGSRANRTGSMQGGRSVARGAGNDRAQPSGDIRGEATAVMAAAPRTPGKAPRHAPGAALGVPYTESRSAGPGGCGAPPGGRDDQGAAGLRPIRPEPGPGHVDHTPDTGKVRGVRCINCNSALGKLRDDPVAMRRAIAYPEGNVWKPILEAPGVYQLPS, encoded by the coding sequence ATGTCCTCGAGGAGAACGCAGAGGATTTCGTTCGGAGCTTCGTGCAAAAGGGCGGGGAGTAGAGCGAACCGGACAGGTTCGATGCAGGGGGGCCGAAGCGTTGCGCGCGGTGCAGGGAATGACCGCGCGCAGCCTTCGGGCGACATCCGGGGAGAGGCGACGGCCGTCATGGCCGCGGCACCTCGTACACCCGGGAAGGCACCACGGCACGCGCCCGGCGCGGCGCTGGGAGTGCCGTACACCGAAAGCCGGTCCGCCGGCCCCGGCGGGTGCGGGGCGCCGCCGGGCGGGCGCGATGATCAAGGAGCGGCCGGTCTCCGTCCGATCCGTCCCGAGCCGGGCCCCGGGCATGTGGATCACACCCCCGATACGGGTAAGGTCCGAGGCGTACGGTGCATCAACTGCAACTCGGCACTCGGCAAGTTGAGGGATGACCCCGTCGCCATGCGCAGGGCCATCGCATATCCGGAAGGAAACGTGTGGAAGCCAATACTCGAAGCACCGGGCGTCTACCAGCTGCCTTCCTGA
- the arc gene encoding proteasome ATPase produces MAAHDDDINRGIRPGRGSEDPAGQVAYLEQEIAVLRRKLADSPRHTRILEERIVELQTNLAGVSAQNERLANTLREARDQIVALKEEVDRLAQPPAGFGVFLQTNDDGTVDIFTGGRKLRVNVSPSVETEDLRRGQEVMLNEALNVVEAMEFESAGDIVTLKEILEDGERALVIGHTDEERVVRLAEPLLDITIRPGDALLLEPRSGYVYEVIPKSEVEELVLEEVPDIDYTKIGGLGGQIELIRDAVELPYLYPDLFKEHELRPPKGVLLYGPPGCGKTLIAKAVANSLAKKVAEVTGQPAGKSFFLNIKGPELLNKYVGETERHIRLVFQRAREKASEGTPVIVFFDEMDSLFRTRGSGVSSDVENTIVPQLLSEIDGVEGLENVIVIGASNREDMIDPAILRPGRLDVKIKIERPDAEAAKDIFSKYLTERLPLHSDDLAEHGDSRKAAVSGMIQSVVEQMYAESEENRFLEVTYANGDKEVLYFKDFNSGAMIENIVGRAKKMAIKAFLEHNQKGLRVSHLLQACVDEFKENEDLPNTTNPDDWARISGKKGERIVYIRTLVTGKQGADTGRSIDTVANTGQYL; encoded by the coding sequence GTGGCAGCCCACGACGACGACATCAACCGCGGCATCCGGCCGGGGCGAGGGTCTGAAGATCCCGCCGGCCAGGTTGCCTATCTTGAGCAGGAGATCGCCGTCCTGCGACGCAAGCTCGCCGACTCTCCGCGTCACACGAGGATTCTCGAAGAGCGGATCGTCGAGCTGCAGACCAACCTGGCCGGCGTCTCGGCGCAGAACGAGCGTCTCGCCAATACTCTCCGCGAGGCCCGCGACCAGATCGTGGCCCTGAAGGAGGAAGTCGACCGGCTCGCGCAGCCGCCGGCCGGCTTCGGGGTCTTCCTTCAGACGAACGATGACGGCACGGTCGACATTTTCACCGGCGGCAGAAAGCTCCGGGTGAATGTCAGCCCCAGTGTGGAGACCGAGGACCTCAGGCGCGGCCAAGAGGTCATGCTCAATGAAGCGCTCAATGTGGTCGAGGCCATGGAGTTCGAGAGCGCCGGCGACATCGTCACCCTCAAGGAGATCCTTGAGGACGGCGAGCGCGCCCTGGTGATCGGGCACACCGACGAGGAACGGGTGGTGAGGCTCGCCGAGCCGCTGCTGGACATCACCATCCGCCCCGGCGACGCCCTGCTCCTCGAGCCCCGCTCCGGCTACGTCTACGAGGTCATCCCGAAGAGCGAGGTCGAGGAACTCGTCCTCGAAGAGGTCCCGGACATCGACTACACCAAGATCGGCGGTCTGGGCGGCCAGATCGAACTGATCCGGGACGCGGTCGAGCTTCCGTACCTCTACCCCGACCTCTTCAAGGAGCACGAACTCCGCCCGCCCAAGGGTGTCTTGCTCTACGGCCCGCCCGGCTGCGGCAAGACGCTCATCGCCAAGGCGGTCGCCAACTCCCTTGCCAAGAAGGTCGCCGAGGTGACCGGGCAGCCCGCGGGGAAGAGCTTCTTCCTCAACATCAAGGGCCCCGAGCTGCTCAACAAGTACGTCGGCGAGACGGAACGGCACATCCGGCTGGTCTTCCAGCGCGCCAGGGAGAAGGCGAGCGAGGGGACCCCCGTCATCGTCTTCTTCGACGAGATGGACTCCCTCTTCCGCACCCGGGGCTCCGGCGTCAGCTCGGACGTGGAGAACACCATCGTCCCGCAGCTGCTCTCCGAGATCGACGGTGTCGAGGGCCTCGAAAACGTGATCGTGATCGGCGCCTCGAACCGCGAGGACATGATCGACCCGGCGATCCTGCGCCCCGGCCGTCTCGATGTGAAGATCAAGATCGAGCGCCCGGACGCGGAGGCCGCCAAGGACATCTTCTCGAAGTACCTCACGGAACGGCTGCCGCTGCACTCCGACGATCTCGCCGAACACGGCGACTCGCGGAAGGCCGCAGTGAGCGGAATGATCCAGTCGGTCGTCGAGCAGATGTATGCGGAATCCGAGGAAAATCGCTTCCTGGAGGTCACCTACGCCAATGGTGACAAGGAAGTCCTTTACTTCAAGGACTTCAACTCCGGTGCGATGATCGAAAACATCGTAGGACGTGCGAAGAAGATGGCCATCAAGGCCTTCCTCGAACACAATCAGAAGGGGCTTCGGGTTTCCCACCTCCTCCAGGCCTGCGTGGATGAGTTCAAGGAGAACGAGGACCTGCCCAACACCACCAACCCGGACGACTGGGCCCGGATCTCCGGAAAGAAGGGCGAGCGGATCGTATACATCCGTACGCTGGTCACCGGAAAGCAGGGCGCAGACACCGGTCGCTCCATCGATACGGTGGCGAATACCGGCCAATACCTGTAA
- a CDS encoding ubiquitin-like protein Pup produces the protein MATKDSGGGQAKATRSTEEVEEQTQEAEASEDLKERQEKLSDDVDSVLDEIDDVLEENAEDFVRSFVQKGGE, from the coding sequence ATGGCGACCAAGGACAGCGGCGGCGGACAGGCCAAGGCCACGCGTTCCACCGAAGAGGTCGAGGAGCAGACGCAGGAAGCGGAGGCTTCCGAAGACCTCAAGGAACGCCAGGAAAAGTTGTCGGACGACGTGGACTCGGTGCTGGACGAGATCGACGATGTCCTCGAGGAGAACGCAGAGGATTTCGTTCGGAGCTTCGTGCAAAAGGGCGGGGAGTAG
- the prcA gene encoding proteasome subunit alpha: MSTPFYVSPQQAMADRAEYARKGIARGRSVVVLQYTDGVVFVAENPSRALHKVSEIYDRIAFAAVGKYNEFENLRIGGVRYADLRGYTYDREDVTARGLANVYAQTLGTIFSSAAEKPYEVELIVAEVGAAPEDDQIYRLPHDGSIVDEHGSVAVGGNADQISSYLDQRHRDGMTLAEALKLAVESLSRDTNGGERTLTAEQLEVATLDRTRPQQRKFKRILGRQLSRLLDEQTAEGAKEPAADADAGAGEAGASDEGSGGKGAKGKDDSDGESGPLL; encoded by the coding sequence GTGTCGACGCCGTTCTATGTCTCACCCCAGCAGGCCATGGCCGACCGCGCCGAATACGCCCGCAAGGGCATCGCGCGCGGCCGCAGTGTCGTGGTGCTGCAATACACCGACGGCGTGGTCTTCGTCGCCGAGAATCCCTCCCGGGCTCTGCACAAGGTCAGCGAGATCTATGACCGGATCGCCTTCGCGGCCGTCGGCAAATACAACGAGTTCGAGAATCTGCGGATCGGCGGTGTGCGCTATGCCGATCTGCGGGGCTACACCTACGACCGGGAGGACGTGACCGCGCGCGGCCTGGCGAATGTCTACGCCCAGACGCTCGGCACGATCTTCTCCAGCGCCGCGGAGAAGCCCTACGAGGTCGAGCTGATCGTGGCCGAGGTCGGCGCCGCGCCGGAGGACGACCAGATCTACCGGCTGCCGCACGACGGCTCGATCGTGGACGAGCACGGGTCGGTGGCCGTCGGTGGCAACGCCGACCAGATCAGCAGCTATCTCGACCAGCGGCACCGCGACGGCATGACGCTGGCCGAGGCGCTGAAGCTGGCCGTGGAGTCGCTGTCGCGGGACACCAACGGCGGTGAGCGCACCCTGACCGCCGAACAGCTCGAGGTCGCCACCCTGGACCGCACGCGGCCGCAGCAGCGCAAGTTCAAGCGGATCCTGGGGCGGCAGCTGTCGCGGCTCCTGGACGAGCAGACCGCCGAGGGCGCCAAGGAGCCGGCGGCTGACGCGGACGCCGGTGCCGGCGAGGCCGGGGCGTCCGACGAAGGATCCGGCGGCAAGGGCGCCAAGGGCAAGGACGACTCCGACGGGGAGTCCGGCCCGCTGCTCTGA
- a CDS encoding ferredoxin, with translation MTAQDEAPELEVWIDQDLCTGDGICAQYAPEVFELDIDGLAYVKSTDDELLQDKGATTPVPLKLLADVRDSAKECPGDCIHVRRVEDLVEVYGPDAE, from the coding sequence ATGACCGCGCAGGACGAAGCCCCAGAGCTGGAAGTATGGATCGACCAGGATCTGTGCACCGGGGACGGCATCTGTGCGCAGTACGCGCCGGAGGTCTTCGAGCTCGACATCGACGGTCTGGCCTACGTCAAGAGCACCGATGACGAGCTGCTCCAGGACAAGGGGGCCACAACGCCCGTCCCGCTGAAGCTGCTGGCTGACGTGCGGGATTCCGCGAAGGAGTGCCCCGGGGACTGCATCCACGTCCGCCGCGTCGAGGACCTGGTCGAGGTCTACGGCCCGGACGCGGAGTAG